A window of the Trichoderma asperellum chromosome 4, complete sequence genome harbors these coding sequences:
- a CDS encoding uncharacterized protein (EggNog:ENOG41) — MSPSRGENPQVPEPYSMFYEFYSGSDDPWFPASVIQPAQSLNPSRSSTYAYNTGSRFQDFRSPPVPSDCDTALDSGYGGSRTTYSAIESVTSVNENDRYTEAVLLDTQTAEQLIGIGDLNLTSTVPMYKTPVMASRQSANAKLHHCNVCGANVKTKSELKKHNHRHNKPYKCDYEKCPKAIQGFSTTNDLSRHKRTVHREHDNNGPIFICTHEPCILKKEKLWPRADNFRSHLTRAHNITLKADDDLRSYRYHPVPTKPHEFRDGRFITAGIRVGPIHSESPSALTPHAHLYTCRHSGCSQGKESGWPTADGLQAHLARIHGVDGDDNRHHRDQPDETELHALRGVGSSVADVDPESRPTQVQDSPDLRSSQLPTAALGQLQNESLKQNHLLLTTQCPRSGCDSQLARSNILDDLKLATALGPQSLASDAIARIPVRGESLEGSAAALPHDELAQENIDQEEGNPVEAADEVLDHHDSLALETMPLDLSSQSKDSAPQSGISGSQEADNDMDKVSRTSTKEPANSPNPAELLKSILSDKNGSLDVLSLLKAVPKDLLEKALKHEEQAQNESTAPNDQTERQSKIPFRCGKCHKPFSRACELRKHMKRHQKPYGCTYKTCHKMFGSKNDWKRHESSQHFQMESWNCDYPRCDKVLPRRELFKTHLQHDHNVEDSQIIENKLESCRLGRHCDPRFWCGFCDEFIEINEKVVNSWTKRCDHIDNHLFGKEGLPKKTMADWCYLEDKLAEGDSDSGKKPKAVAASSGAVKKRKAADNLDMRSAKRLNVIWICCACNHPENYQISSQCMEIPCGHKRCDNCKMEQIPDFGHETDLMSQGGGELD; from the exons ATGAGTCCTTCTCGTGGGGAGAATCCTCAGGTTCCAGAGCCTTATAGCATGTTCTATGAGTTCTATTCCGGCTCGGATGATCCCTGGTTTCCTGCCAGTGTCATCCAGCCGGCACAGTCGTTGAACCCATCTCGCTCGTCCACATATGCCTATAACACAGGATCACGCTTCCAAGACTTTAGAAGCCCTCCTGTGCCCTCTGATTGCGATACCGCTCTAGACTCTGGCTACGGAGGCAGTCGCACTACATACAGCGCTATTGAGAGCGTCACATCTGTCAATGAAAATGATAGGTATACGGAAGCTGTGCTCCTGGATACCCAGACGGCGGAACAGCTTATTGGTATTGGGGACCTGAATCTCACTTCTACGGTCCCGATGTATAAGACGCCTGTGATGGCATCTCGCCAATCTGCCAATGCTAAACTCCACCACTGTAACGTATGTGGGGCCAATGTCAAGACAAAATCAGAGCTCAA AAAACATAACCACAGGCATAATAAGCCGTATAAGTGCGATTACGAAAAATGCCCCAAGGCTATTCAGGGATTCAGCACGACCAACGATCTCAGTAGACATAAGAGAACGGTTCACCGTGAGCATGATAACAATGGGCCCATCTTTATCTGCACCCATGAACCTTGTATCCTTAAGAAGGAGAAACTCTGGCCAAGAGCTGATAACTTCCGGAGCCATTTGACTCGCGCTCATAATATAACGCTTAaagcagatgatgatttgAGAAGCTATCGTTACCA CCCAGTACCAACAAAACCGCATGAATTCCGAGATGGCAGATTTATAACCGCTGGCATCCGTGTCGGACCCATCCATTCCGAATCGCCATCAGCACTAACCCCCCATGCGCATCTATATACGTGTCGCCATAGTGGCTGTTCCCAGGGAAAAGAATCTGGGTGGCCGACTGCCGATGGCCTCCAAGCTCATTTAGCTCGCATTCATGGTGTAGACGGCGACGATAATAGGCATCACCGTGACCA GCCAGATGAAACCGAGCTACATGCCCTCCGAGGTGTGGGATCCTCGGTTGCTGATGTTGATCCAGAGTCTCGACCGACACAGGTGCAAGATTCGCCTGATTTGCGGAGTAGCCAGCTCCCAACAGCTGCACTGGGCCAGTTACAAAACGAATCTCTAAAGCAGAATCATTTGTTGTTAACCACACAGTGCCCACGAAGCGGGTGCGACTCGCAATTGGCGCGATCAAATATCCTAGACGACCTCAAACTGGCCACAGCTCTTGGTCCCCAGTCTCTTGCCAGTGATGCCATCGCTAGGATTCCAGTACGTGGGGAGTCTTTGGAAGGTTCCGCGGCGGCGCTCCCTCATGATGAGCTGGCGCAAGAAAACATTGACCAGGAAGAAGGCAACCCAGTCGAGGCTGCAGATGAAGTGCTTGACCACCATGACTCATTAGCACTTGAGACCATGCCGCTCGATTTATCTAGCCAGTCTAAAGACAGTGCTCCTCAAAGCGGCATATCTGGATCCCAAGAAGCAGACAATGATATGGATAAGGTCTCCAGAACGTCTACAAAAGAACCTGCCAATTCACCCAATCCCGCGGAGCTTCTAAAAAGCATTCTATCAGATAAAAATGGCTCTTTGGATGTTCTTTCGCTTCTCAAGGCCGTCCCTAAAGATTTACTAGAAAAAGCTCTAAAACATGAAGAACAGGCACAAAATGAGAGTACTGCTCCCAATGATCAAACAGAGCGCCAATCGAAAATTCCATTCAGGTGTGGAAAATGCCACAAACCATTCTCACGGGCGTGTGAACTTAG GAAGCATATGAAACGACATCAAAAACCTTATGGATGTACTTATAAAACGTGTCACAAGATGTTCGGCAGTAAGAATGACTGGAAAAGGCACGAGAGTAGCCAGCATTTCCAGATGGAATCCTGGAACTGTGATTACCCTCGCTGCGACAAGGTTTTGCCTCGTCGAGAGCTATTCAAGACTCACCTTCAGCATGATCATAATGTGGAAGATAGTCAGATAATTGAGAATAAGCTAGAAAGCTGCAGGCTGGGTCGCCATTGCGACCCACGCTTCTGGTGTGGGTTTTGCGATGAATTCATTGAAATTAATGAGAAGGTTGTCAATTCATGGACAAAGAGATGCGATCACATTGATAATCACCTATTTGGAAAAGAGGGCCTGCCGAAGAAAACCATGGCTGACTGGTGCTATCTTGAAGATAAACTGGCAGAGGGAGATTCTGACTCTGGCAAGAAGCCGAAGGCTGTGGCAGCTTCGTCTGGAGCCGTGAAGAAGCGAAAGGCAGCGGACAATTTGGATATGCGCTCTGCTAAGAGACTCAACGTTATCTGGATATGC TGCGCCTGCAACCACCCTGAAAATTACCAAATAAGTAGTCAGTGCATGGAAATTCCCTGTGGGCACAAGCGTTGCGATAACTGCAAAATGGAACAGATTCCGGATTTTGGACACGAAACCGACCTAATGAGTcagggaggaggagagttAGACTag